The Aspergillus fumigatus Af293 chromosome 5, whole genome shotgun sequence nucleotide sequence ACGGGATGAGATGCCGGCTTTTTCGTCGCAATTTGACGGTACGTTTACGGGTCCTCCTACATCTATACCCTTTTTGGCCCTCCAGCAGCGGAACCTAGTGCGCCTgccaagaaaaaaaactTCTCGAATCTCCCCCCGATGCAATAATGATTTGTGATTGGAGCCGTGGCGGGGACGCTTGGACTGCGGTCAATACTCTCAGTAGTCATCGCTAATGGTCTGCAATAGAAGTCGATCGTGCGATCGATAATCTGGTCAAGAGTGGGAAGTTATGGACAGCTCCCCGACGAGATTCGATGCCCATGGCGATGGGCCGGCCCTACCCTGAGTACGGTATGTTCCCTTTTAAAGCATCTTCTGGCGCGCGATAACTCCTAACAACCCCAATTTAGACCCCCGTCTTACGGGAGCCTTGGCCCAGCGTCACCACTCAATCAGCGAGTTCGGCAACCCCACCGTCCCGGGATACTATGCAGCCCAGCGTTTCCAGAGTCGCCCCAACGAGGTAGAGCAGATGATGCAGGCAAAGCGTCGGATGGCAGCACAACGCGAGCGGGAGCTCCGCAACTATCATCAGGAGCAACAGTACAACCGAAGTACGTGGTAGCATCTGTCTTTTTGGATATCTTTACCCTTGTTTCTTGATATTCCCCCATGATTCTATGTTCACATTCATGTATTCGCTGTCTTGTATGATACTTTGGGCTTTGACCTCCTTTCCTGAACATGAGTTTTAATATTTCTTTCCCCTAAAGGCCTGCTTGCCGAAATGTCTGGAAACAAATCCGATCGCTCGCTCAGCCCGGCCGCCGCGAGTGAGGAAAGCCGTCGAGAACTTCTAGCACGCCAGCATAGGGCTCTTTACGGAAACGAAAGCCCGGCCTTCTTCCCGCCCAACAACTTCGGCGACGATAACTCCCGGCCCGCAAGCCAAGCAGGCGGTACTCCGCCATCCGCTGCCGGTGTACGCGGCGCGTCTCCTCGTGGTATTGACCCTTTTGGCCTCTCGCAGACTCCGGTTCAGGGCAACACCGATACTGCTGGTGGAGCGTCTCTCCAGTCCCCCTCTCGCGCTAACAGCACTTCATCTCCGAGCTCCGGCATGAACCCTATCTTCGGAAAATTAGAGGGCTCTGACCAACCCCCGACCTCAACTTCCTCCCCTGGTAGGGCGGATTCGCCCTCTTCGAGACAGGCAGCCGTCAAACCCAATGCTGGCGCGATTGGTTCCGTCGGCCCGATCGGCTCTCGCCCAGTTCAGCAGTCAGGCCCTTCCCAGATCTCCAATCCTGCTCTGAACAAGCGCTCCACGACCCCCTTGCCATCCCCccttggctttggcttcACGTCCAGTGACGGAGTCGCTTCTGGAGCGAACAACGACCGTGCGGCCTCTTCTGCCTCCAATCCTGTTGCCTCCACCCCCGCCACAAACGCCGGCGCGAAGGAATCCTCCGGCGGTGTCGGTCTGGGCTGGGGCAATGGCAGCGGTGTATGGGGCTCCAAGGGTGGCCTGGGGGTCCAGGCCTCCGTTTGGGGCTAAGTCGCACGACTATATCGAAAGCTTTTAGCCCTGCATCTGTTCGACATCTGTTCAGTGGTGTCGTGGCGTTCTGAGATTGGTTTcgcctcttttttttcttttatttccTATTATTTTCTCGAAATATTGGGACAGAGCATGGTACATATTCGGAAGAACTGGCTGGAGCGACTCTTGTCTGGCGCTCACTTCGTTCGATCCATATGTGGACAGTTCATTTGGTACATTGTTGGTTTACTGACTAAGGGACTTTGGTTGGCCTGTTGGTTTCGGGAGTCGGTATATCCCCCTTTTCATAGTGTTTGCATCCTGTGGTCTTGAATCTGTTCCCATGACCTCTTTTTGTTCGTGATTTGCCTCCCTTTGGTGTTGCATATGTCTCCTTCCCATTGATCCATTTTGTTTTGGGTGTCCGCAGTTCTTGGGACGGGGAGTGAATTTGCATGTTTGTGGGAGTATTTCACGGCACTTCTATCTCGGCTCTTATCACGGGGGGTTCCAGGTGTTCCGTTCCATTATTGGGTTTCGGTTGCGAGTTTGGTCGAGGTTTGATCTTTTTAATCTCAAATGATTGGTGTGGGGGTTACCTAATGGCCTATTTCTTTGTTGTCTATCCTTTCCTTTGGGCTTCTCGGCTTGGGGGCTTCGGAAAAGGGGTGGTGTGGAGCTGGCCAGTCCGTCTTTAGGAAAATGCTGTACAGGAGTAGGTCCTGAATGCAATGTTTCGTGGCAATTTCTGTTTTGCTTATGTGCCTGTCTTCCTTGTATTGGAACTTTCTACTTACTTCATTAGTCACGTGATTGAGTTATCTGTTTTCAGCCACAAGGCGACCTACGTCCTCGCTGTGTATGCACaagaggttgttgatgcACTCCTGGGGGATGAACACGTTCATGCTAGATGACATAATGAGCATAATAAAAGGTTTCAGAACTGAAGGCGTACTTGATCTTCACCAGAATAGAGTCTATTCTGGTGTGAGActatacagagtatatatGTATGATCATGAGCACGAAATGGGACTAAAGGAAACGTCTGCGCGGATGTCAATGCCATGTCTCAGGCATTAATACGTGCGCCGAAATAGAGAACAAGCATAACATTCTCGTAACGGCATGATCAAACGGCATTCGAGTGACGCTCATCAATCGTAGCCGCAGTGCGGTCGTCATGGTGGGCACCACCAGCATTAACATTATGATTATTGTTAGAAGCCAACTTAGCGCGGACAGAGTCGATCTTCGCCTTTGCGGTGAAGAGTCCCGCAAAGCCACGTTCCTGGTTCTTGCCGAGCCAAGGCTTGCGGGCTTCGCCGAGGACTCGCTTTCCGAGGAAGTAGATGAGCTGGCCGACAATGATGAGGACGAACGCGATCGGGTACATCCAATGGATCTTGTAGTGGAAGACCTCGATGCCGATGCAGACGCCCCAGAAATTCATGGTCAGCAAGGAGATATTGAAAAAGGCCGCGGAGGAGAGGCGGAATAAGAGCGGCGCCATGCAGTAGAAGAATGCAAGACATAGGGTGTATCCGGTAAAATAGCCACCGACTCTGCTGTTCCAGACGGCGATTTGGAAAGAGTGACGGTCGAAAATACCAGCCTGGACGCCGTTGATGATCATACCGAAGAAGGCCATCTGACCAAGCACTTCGTACACGGGGCGGCTGCTGACGAAGTATTCCTCTCCGGTGTTAGTGAGACCGTAGAAGCTCGCACCCAACAACGCAAAGAGGTCGCCTTTGATTTGGTTGCCGCTGGAAACATCGCCTCCGTTTGAGCCCGTGATATGATCTGATGCAATCAAGACACCCATGCCGCCAATGCAGATCAAAATACCCAAAATCTGTGTTATATGATACCGAACgcgcaagaagaggaaggagataaAAACGACAACGGCGATGGCCCAGAAGTTGATCAACTGAGCGCTAAGCATTGTCGTATAACGGTATGCCAGCACAATGAAGTAATTGCCCTCAACGTCACAAAAAGCCAAGATAATATCTGTGAATCACACGAGTCAGTAAGTGATGTTGCAATACACCGCAACAGTCTAACCACAGCAACCGAGGAAATAAAAAGCAGCGGACTCTCTCACATTTCCAGCCGTCGCGCCACATCAAGCGGAGCCAGCCCTTGAAACCATAACGGTAGATAGTGTAAGGTGTAAATATGAGGTTGAGCAAAACGTAGTTGAAGAAAGACTGAAAAGCAGGAATCGAGGTACCCTCTTGACTAAGAAGAGTGCTGAAAGTACTTGTGGCAGTATTTGTTATGGCCAGCACCTGCCTATAAACCTATTGTCAGAGGTTTGTTGCGCATTCGTAGGCAGTTGCAATGACTCTTACCCAAGTATCAGCGTGATATAAAACTCCTTTGTTGTAAAGTACGCCCAAAATCCCTTCTTCTGCGTATCGATACGATCCGCAACGGCTTCAGAACCAGAGTCATCCTCCCCAGTATTCTTGTTGACAGTAACTGGGTCGTTGTACTTAGGAGGCTCGAAGTATGGAGACGTGACGGCGTCAGGAACCGCAGAAGAAGTCTGCACTCCAACAGGTTGTTTGGTATCCGACATTGCGAGAGTAAGCGAACTGTATTGACAAAAAAAGCAGGCTTAGACACAACGGATGATCGTTAGGACAAGAAGCTTGAATAAAGCAATCAGAAAAGTTGTAGAAGAAGCGGGGTCGTTTTTGGAGGGAGCTTTTTGACCTGAACGAACGCAAAACTCCCAGAAGTCGCTCGTCTTCGGTCGTAAGAGCAGGTCTCTACTCAGAAGAGTTGAAGACAACGTCTGCACAGAGAGGAGGAACCCAGAAACCtgcgccgaagaaaaagaaaagtggGCAGAGGTGAAGCGGAGTCGACTTTTCCCAATGCGGTAATTTTCACTAGAGGAACGCCGTCAAATTCGAACAGACAGGCCTCGACCTCGTGGGGGTTCATGAACCAATCAGACAACGTCATACTGGCATCTGGATCTGCTTATGTCAGCATGTGGACTGCGCCACCCCTAAAAAGCCAATCATCACAAGGCAGCGAGTGAATCCACGCTTGCTGAACACGCTAAACGATGACCCTAAAACATTTTGATGATGGGGCATGGACGATAAGGTTAGGAGAACGCTCAGACCCATCAGATTCAGGTGCAGTGTTGGGTGATATTTAATGAGGAAGCCACTGCAGCAATGCGGAATGCAGAGTTGTCGAATTATTGTCTGTAGTATCAACAAGGATGTAAATGCCGTAAAAAGCCTAACTTTATTTCGATGGTTTGGCTGATCTATAAACCATGTTGAGCTGTCAGCGTAACCTCCGATGTTCGTTTTCCGCGGCACCCTTTTGGTCTTTCTCATCATAGTCACCTGACTGACACttctctgcctgaggcacgAATATAGCCCAACTGGGTTTCGGGAGATTGGCGGCATATTGTAAATTCATGTGACTGAAGGAATGACTCGTTCGATATGTTCCAAAATGCAAATACGGTGTGGTCTTTTGATGAGAATACTGGTTGAACTCTTTGTGTATGATAGATACAAAGAGAGCTTCGACAGCCTACGCTCCCATCATCGATGACAGTCAGCGATTAGAAGTCCGTCACGCTTGGGCACTTGACTCCCATCTCAGGAAGCCATGTGACCGTGATGGATTGGCTTGTCAATTTGGGTATCTCATTTAAGATGGTACATGCCCAACGGCTATATAGAACAGATGCGTGATCACATGTtgcattcttcatctttctaGTACACTAAGGATGGAGCCTTTGTGAAGAGTTTGAACGTTGCACTTATGTTCCATGGATACCTAACGTGGGGAAAGGGGATACCTACTAGTTAATTACGCTATGGTTTTCAGGAACTTTAAGGCACCTCGCACGTcacaaggaaaggaaagccCGTTAAGCTTCTTTCCTTCCGAGCCCTCTCTACCTTAGGCAGCCCCAAGTCTGACCCATGCCCCTGTAGAGCTTCTTTTAGAGCCTCTTTTAGTGAGGTCAGACTTGAGTACCTTAAGCCTTGTCTCAGATGAATCAATTCTGCCTATATACTACTTGCTCGTTGGTACCCCTCAAATATCATAGTTGAGACTACCATGACATATTCCCCGACCTTCTGGTACATAAGAATTGCATCAATTAGATGGAATGCTTGGTAGTGTGTATACGTATTCAGGTTCACCTAAATTCTTCGATTTAATTTTAGTATTAGTGACATCTTCAGCCCCTAGAGAAATGATAGAACACCTCCTTGCTAGAAGAAATGACAGGAGAAAGACCCCTGTTGTTGAAATGAGGGCACGTCATCCCAACCAAACTCTCTGTGCCCGCTCACTTGCAGATCCCCAAATGGCAGGTAGCTGCTAATCTGCCCATCTTTCTAGCTACCTTAGGTACCTTGCGTTCCCGCCTCCGAACCAAGTAGGATTCCAGAAGGCTTCATCCAGCTTTATCAACCTATCGTGCACTGCTTGTTCATCGTGTATCTCAGAATAGCAATCTCGCTGGCTCCACAGTCTTATGGCCTCAGTTTACTACCACCGCTATTGAGCAGAATATTCTACAGATCGCGACACAAGGAGATAGGACCTCGTCTTAGAATTTCCAATCTCTACGGTCGCGTGTCTGTCGCTCTTTTGCGCGCTCGCCGAACCCAAAGTGAGAAGGGGAGAAAAACCAGCGCCCGCCGACCGCTGCCGAGGCCGTCAGGTGGTTTGTCCCCAACTcaggatcatcatcatccgcagcacAGCATCAAACATCGTTATCGTCGCCGGTTGATATCGTTTCcgatcttcattctcctctcAAAAATAATACCCTTTCTGTCGCTCGTCCCTGCGCATTCCTCGTTCAACCCTGGACAAGCCAGCGGCTGCCCTTTCTTCCACTCTCCT carries:
- a CDS encoding DUF914 domain membrane protein, whose amino-acid sequence is MSDTKQPVGVQTSSAVPDAVTSPYFEPPKYNDPVTVNKNTGEDDSGSEAVADRIDTQKKGFWAYFTTKEFYITLILGQVLAITNTATSTFSTLLSQEGTSIPAFQSFFNYVLLNLIFTPYTIYRYGFKGWLRLMWRDGWKYIILAFCDVEGNYFIVLAYRYTTMLSAQLINFWAIAVVVFISFLFLRVRYHITQILGILICIGGMGVLIASDHITGSNGGDVSSGNQIKGDLFALLGASFYGLTNTGEEYFVSSRPVYEVLGQMAFFGMIINGVQAGIFDRHSFQIAVWNSRVGGYFTGYTLCLAFFYCMAPLLFRLSSAAFFNISLLTMNFWGVCIGIEVFHYKIHWMYPIAFVLIIVGQLIYFLGKRVLGEARKPWLGKNQERGFAGLFTAKAKIDSVRAKLASNNNHNVNAGGAHHDDRTAATIDERHSNAV